A section of the Thermotoga caldifontis AZM44c09 genome encodes:
- a CDS encoding metal ABC transporter ATP-binding protein gives MEPLRVENLTVVLNGQEILKDVSFSIKKQGLYVIVGPNGGGKTTLVKTIMNLLSPTRGSVHIFGKPNHEYLRENVVGYLPQKANVRKFFPIRVYDVVRMGLREKRNEKELIAWALEKVGMQEFVHANFSTLSGGQQQRVLIARAIVSRPKLLVLDEPVTGLDYQSQNEFYSLLKSLVEEGTTVLMVTHDVGFAMDFSDQVFCINGKLVCHVSSEEKLPMDYFLLKLYGYNVKPLTHRHGEEE, from the coding sequence TTGGAACCTCTGAGAGTGGAGAACCTGACGGTCGTTCTCAACGGACAGGAGATCCTCAAAGACGTCAGCTTCTCCATAAAGAAGCAGGGTTTGTACGTGATCGTGGGACCAAACGGTGGGGGCAAGACTACCTTAGTGAAGACGATCATGAATCTTCTCAGTCCGACGCGTGGAAGCGTTCACATCTTCGGCAAACCCAACCACGAATACCTTCGGGAAAACGTTGTGGGGTATCTGCCGCAGAAAGCGAACGTCAGAAAGTTTTTCCCCATACGGGTGTACGACGTCGTGAGGATGGGCCTTCGTGAAAAGAGAAACGAAAAAGAGCTGATCGCGTGGGCACTGGAGAAAGTCGGGATGCAGGAGTTCGTTCACGCCAACTTTTCCACCCTCAGTGGAGGACAGCAGCAAAGAGTTCTCATCGCCAGAGCCATCGTTTCGCGTCCGAAACTGCTCGTGCTCGATGAACCTGTCACGGGCCTGGACTACCAGAGTCAGAACGAATTCTATTCTCTGCTCAAATCTTTGGTCGAGGAAGGCACAACCGTATTGATGGTGACACACGATGTTGGCTTTGCGATGGATTTCAGTGATCAGGTATTCTGCATAAACGGCAAACTCGTCTGCCACGTTTCATCAGAGGAGAAGCTCCCGATGGACTATTTCTTGCTCAAACTCTACGGCTACAATGTGAAGCCGTTGACGCACAGGCACGGTGAAGAAGAATGA
- a CDS encoding Mrp/NBP35 family ATP-binding protein: protein MARIRHKIAILSGKGGVGKTTVAVNVAVALAEEGFKVALLDLDLHGPNIPRMLGIEESPSVQEGMIVPVKYGPNMVVLSIGMLVDRDRAVAWRGPLKHSAIQQFLSDTVWGEQDFMIFDLPPGTGDEALSLMQLVELDGVVLVTTPQRVALDDVTRAVHFTEEMGQRVLGFVNNMAYTICPHCGGRIDIFGRDSSSVLSELLGLECLATIPLEPKLAEFLDVGKNAIMHMRGSEVEKAFRQLVASLITKLGGEGK from the coding sequence ATGGCACGAATAAGGCACAAAATAGCTATCCTGAGCGGTAAAGGTGGTGTCGGAAAGACCACTGTGGCCGTGAACGTCGCGGTCGCGCTGGCTGAGGAAGGTTTCAAAGTGGCACTGTTGGATCTGGACCTGCACGGACCGAACATACCGCGGATGCTCGGTATCGAAGAAAGCCCGTCGGTTCAGGAAGGTATGATCGTGCCCGTTAAGTACGGACCGAACATGGTCGTGCTCTCGATCGGGATGCTGGTCGATCGGGATCGAGCGGTCGCCTGGAGGGGACCTTTGAAACACTCCGCGATCCAGCAGTTCCTGTCCGACACGGTGTGGGGGGAGCAGGACTTCATGATATTCGACCTTCCACCCGGAACTGGAGATGAGGCTTTGAGTCTGATGCAGCTCGTCGAGCTCGACGGGGTCGTCCTCGTCACGACCCCGCAAAGAGTCGCGCTGGACGACGTGACGCGGGCCGTTCATTTCACCGAAGAGATGGGTCAGCGGGTGCTCGGATTCGTTAACAACATGGCCTACACGATCTGCCCGCACTGTGGGGGAAGGATAGACATCTTCGGCAGGGACTCTTCGAGTGTGCTTTCAGAACTCCTTGGTTTGGAGTGCCTGGCCACGATACCGCTTGAACCGAAGCTCGCAGAGTTTCTCGATGTCGGAAAGAACGCGATAATGCACATGAGAGGCAGCGAGGTAGAGAAAGCGTTCAGACAACTCGTGGCCAGCTTGATCACGAAGCTCGGAGGTGAAGGAAAATAA
- a CDS encoding MFS transporter: MTDFFVSFLNPLAPYFMQRFSVGVKEIALLITSVSFFSSIFQIVFGMIASKLESLKRGLLVSMLLTIGAMAFVGFSPNLSVLLLLFLAAFFGNSAFHPIGAVMARGSSPYFLSIFVAAGTLGTALGPIFVTQYVSRYSFERMWIVSLVAAIVFSFLYLREPERVNASRVNDGLSFKENLQGLRKIGILWFIVTVRTLIISLSNTYGPIIASKRNLPLVFGGLLLSLGVGLGVATTLLGTWMSERFGNHITNVVSFSGMAMGVLILSFPTSPVGLIVGYLLVNGCGYLTMSTNVAHAQQLMPENAALASSTVMGFAWACGVALRYLLILPLGESITAQLVVLFVVSMLMVPISLLKVRNSKTSLVGRGTV, encoded by the coding sequence GTGACGGATTTCTTCGTCTCGTTCCTGAATCCACTGGCTCCGTATTTCATGCAGAGGTTCAGCGTTGGCGTGAAGGAGATAGCTTTGCTGATAACTTCTGTGAGTTTTTTCTCGTCGATATTCCAAATCGTCTTCGGAATGATCGCTTCGAAACTCGAAAGCTTGAAGCGTGGATTACTGGTCAGCATGCTCTTAACGATCGGTGCGATGGCGTTCGTGGGATTTTCACCGAACCTTAGTGTGCTACTTTTGCTCTTCTTAGCAGCGTTCTTTGGAAATTCTGCCTTTCATCCCATCGGTGCGGTCATGGCGAGGGGAAGCAGCCCTTACTTTCTTTCGATCTTCGTGGCGGCAGGAACCTTAGGAACGGCTTTGGGACCAATCTTCGTGACGCAGTATGTCTCACGGTACAGTTTTGAGAGGATGTGGATCGTGTCGCTTGTCGCGGCGATCGTTTTTTCGTTTCTGTACCTCAGAGAGCCGGAAAGAGTGAACGCGAGCAGGGTGAACGACGGGTTGAGTTTCAAAGAGAACTTGCAAGGACTCAGGAAGATAGGCATTCTTTGGTTCATCGTCACGGTCAGAACCCTGATAATCTCGCTCTCGAACACCTACGGTCCGATCATAGCCAGTAAGAGGAACCTTCCGCTCGTGTTTGGAGGACTGTTGCTCAGTCTGGGAGTTGGACTCGGTGTCGCGACGACGCTACTCGGTACGTGGATGAGCGAAAGGTTCGGTAACCACATCACGAACGTGGTGAGCTTCAGCGGTATGGCGATGGGTGTTCTGATACTCTCGTTTCCCACTTCACCCGTCGGTCTGATCGTGGGTTATCTGCTCGTGAACGGCTGTGGTTATCTCACGATGTCAACGAACGTTGCACACGCTCAGCAGTTGATGCCCGAAAACGCGGCACTCGCGTCCTCAACGGTGATGGGATTCGCCTGGGCCTGTGGCGTGGCGCTCAGATACCTGTTGATACTGCCACTGGGTGAAAGCATAACCGCGCAACTGGTTGTTCTCTTCGTGGTTTCGATGCTCATGGTGCCGATCTCTCTGCTCAAGGTTCGAAACAGCAAGACGTCTCTCGTCGGGAGGGGAACGGTGTGA
- a CDS encoding AI-2E family transporter, translating to MRERNIALYYTLFYTAIVMFLWIVFRSFFQICLFSFILVMVVDAIANVFRKVFRLSHKKLATILALALFFFLFGWALVEVLPRAFTQFVDFYNLVAKVIREKTWEQYFETKQGFAGLLSDLADYLLPYLDKLVEFVLKWFAQRVPEFIVVTFFTILLGIYASFYASSIAQFVPKLYPLKCRTVVNEFWDDFKVSMRKFIAVLTFNALIVGLGLGVTFLLISPRYAPLIGLWAFITNYIPIVGVPLELVPILLFSLTLGLKTFLWVFVLASGLHLFVFILFFELTKNSMRVNPVLMIVSIVLGGMIFGFAGVFVGAPMAAFFTLLYKHFLKVRFEET from the coding sequence GTGAGAGAGAGGAACATCGCTTTGTACTACACGCTCTTTTACACCGCGATAGTGATGTTTCTGTGGATCGTTTTCAGATCCTTCTTCCAGATCTGCCTGTTCAGCTTCATACTCGTGATGGTGGTCGACGCCATCGCAAACGTGTTCAGAAAGGTTTTCAGACTGTCACACAAGAAGCTCGCCACGATCCTCGCGCTGGCTCTCTTCTTTTTCTTGTTCGGCTGGGCGCTGGTCGAGGTGTTACCCAGGGCCTTCACACAGTTTGTGGATTTTTACAACTTGGTAGCGAAGGTGATCCGCGAGAAAACGTGGGAACAGTACTTTGAAACGAAACAAGGCTTCGCAGGACTGCTCAGCGATCTGGCAGACTATTTGCTCCCATATCTGGACAAACTGGTGGAATTCGTGCTCAAGTGGTTTGCCCAAAGAGTCCCGGAATTCATTGTCGTCACCTTCTTCACCATCCTTCTCGGCATTTACGCTTCTTTCTACGCCAGTAGCATAGCGCAGTTCGTTCCAAAGCTGTACCCTCTGAAATGCAGGACCGTGGTGAACGAATTCTGGGACGACTTCAAGGTCAGCATGAGAAAGTTCATCGCCGTGCTGACCTTCAACGCGCTGATAGTCGGTCTGGGCCTTGGTGTGACTTTCCTCTTGATCAGTCCGCGGTACGCACCGCTCATCGGGCTGTGGGCGTTCATAACGAACTACATTCCCATAGTCGGCGTACCGCTCGAGCTGGTACCCATCCTTTTGTTCTCGCTCACACTCGGTTTGAAAACGTTCCTGTGGGTATTCGTGCTCGCGAGCGGGTTGCATCTTTTTGTTTTCATTCTGTTCTTCGAATTGACGAAAAACTCGATGAGGGTCAATCCCGTCCTGATGATCGTTTCGATCGTACTCGGCGGTATGATCTTCGGATTTGCGGGCGTTTTCGTCGGAGCACCCATGGCTGCGTTCTTCACGCTCCTCTACAAACATTTCTTGAAGGTCAGGTTTGAAGAAACGTGA
- a CDS encoding tetratricopeptide repeat protein produces the protein MRAKRLFLAIVFLTASVLAATMEDLEKSWSDLIRRIVREPDSDQVMEIGRKLSAQRRLAEFEPVREAVLREDLEGFIRRLSETEQVREDLLDECFVLFPKLKEDVMNFERGDFSKLSIVSALWKLGYKPNVPENFASWLVRSFLNDPLLLEWNLVFLLRNSANRQEIASNIRQECERMKDREEYYPALYRLMVLAEQLDGVRSQFQSELSKYIELMTSLERFSASQISEEDYRRFSRLFNELSLKKDNLKLLLDQIARRSNIDVAAKRPILWFEKVQPRPVLLISIFLCALVLFFMPRKLKIKLFAFLRAYRLAIKLCRKELEKNPTDVNLRTQLAMLYERIGENEKALQEYRLIRDLSRMIKKDRILPRA, from the coding sequence GTGAGAGCGAAGAGATTGTTCCTCGCGATAGTTTTCCTCACAGCGAGCGTGCTGGCGGCTACGATGGAAGATCTCGAAAAGAGCTGGTCGGATTTGATCCGAAGGATCGTTCGTGAGCCAGATTCGGACCAGGTGATGGAGATTGGAAGGAAACTGTCTGCTCAGAGAAGGCTCGCCGAATTCGAGCCTGTCAGGGAAGCGGTGCTCCGTGAAGATCTGGAAGGATTCATCCGCAGGCTTTCAGAGACGGAACAGGTTCGGGAAGATCTTCTGGACGAATGTTTCGTGCTGTTTCCAAAGTTGAAAGAAGACGTGATGAACTTTGAACGTGGAGATTTTTCGAAATTGTCGATCGTCTCCGCGCTGTGGAAACTCGGTTATAAACCGAACGTACCTGAGAATTTTGCGAGCTGGCTTGTGCGGTCGTTCCTGAACGATCCACTCTTGCTCGAATGGAACCTGGTGTTCCTGCTGAGAAATTCTGCCAACAGGCAAGAGATCGCCAGCAACATCAGGCAGGAATGCGAAAGGATGAAAGATAGGGAAGAGTATTATCCAGCGCTCTACAGGTTGATGGTACTCGCCGAACAGCTCGACGGGGTTCGTTCACAGTTCCAGAGCGAGCTGAGCAAGTACATCGAGTTGATGACGAGCCTTGAAAGGTTTTCAGCATCGCAGATTTCAGAAGAAGATTACAGAAGGTTCTCACGACTCTTCAACGAGCTGAGCCTGAAGAAGGACAATCTCAAGCTGCTCCTCGATCAGATCGCCAGAAGATCGAACATCGACGTCGCAGCCAAGCGTCCGATTCTATGGTTCGAAAAGGTCCAGCCGCGTCCAGTTTTGCTTATATCGATCTTTCTGTGCGCACTGGTGTTGTTTTTCATGCCGAGGAAGTTGAAGATAAAACTGTTTGCGTTTCTTAGAGCGTACAGACTCGCAATAAAACTGTGCCGAAAAGAACTGGAAAAGAACCCAACGGACGTGAACCTGAGGACACAGCTCGCCATGCTCTACGAACGAATTGGAGAGAACGAAAAAGCCCTTCAGGAGTACAGACTCATCCGTGACCTATCACGGATGATCAAGAAAGATCGGATCCTTCCACGTGCCTGA
- a CDS encoding MATE family efflux transporter has translation MKYSILKHSVGKIELKKISRNLLKLALPSMAENSLQMLFGMVDTAFLGHLSWQAMSGAGLANQLIFVFQVVIVAASVGVNVIVSNATGVNNRRKASRSLWNGVLLCLLWSVLLAGLAPFSHNFLKIFGQVDGAVFQHAVTYLRTILLGMSSMSLMAVLGAALRGSGDTKTPMFATGFANLLNIFLDYAMIFGKFGFPRMEVFGAALATVISRFVGVLVLFVAVSKNLYLGERIKKAMKPSLEDLRDIVRVGLPAAGENFMFSCGLLVFASILLMSGPMAYAGHRIGINIESLSFMPGWGISVAVTTLAGQYNGRRELEKVSAVARQGFLLAALIQVSAGAFIFLFPEIMIRLFTNQAEIVEIAKIPVRLVGLFQIFLALESSMNGVLRATGNTTFSMIVSAVAMWAVRLPLAYLFSVKLKLGLLGAWMGMVSDMSFRSLMKLLFYMSGAWERAALKVSSTVRHVEGSDLS, from the coding sequence TTGAAGTACTCGATTTTGAAGCACTCAGTGGGTAAAATTGAGCTCAAGAAGATTTCAAGAAACCTTCTGAAACTCGCACTGCCATCGATGGCAGAGAATTCACTTCAGATGCTGTTCGGAATGGTTGACACGGCCTTCCTGGGTCACCTCTCATGGCAGGCCATGAGCGGGGCAGGTTTAGCGAACCAACTGATCTTCGTCTTCCAGGTTGTCATCGTTGCCGCATCCGTAGGTGTCAACGTGATCGTTTCGAACGCTACGGGTGTGAACAACAGACGCAAGGCCAGTCGTTCGTTGTGGAACGGTGTTCTTCTCTGTCTACTCTGGTCGGTGCTGCTCGCAGGTCTCGCACCTTTCTCTCACAACTTTCTTAAGATCTTCGGCCAGGTTGATGGGGCGGTTTTCCAACACGCCGTCACGTATCTGAGAACCATTCTACTCGGTATGAGCAGCATGTCGCTCATGGCGGTGCTTGGCGCCGCGCTGAGGGGTTCTGGTGATACAAAAACTCCCATGTTTGCGACCGGTTTTGCGAATCTGTTGAACATCTTTCTCGATTACGCCATGATCTTTGGAAAGTTCGGTTTTCCAAGGATGGAAGTCTTCGGAGCGGCACTCGCCACCGTCATCTCAAGGTTCGTCGGGGTGCTGGTGCTGTTCGTGGCGGTCTCGAAGAATCTGTATCTGGGCGAAAGGATCAAAAAGGCTATGAAACCGAGCCTTGAGGATCTTCGAGACATCGTTCGCGTGGGACTGCCTGCCGCGGGTGAGAACTTCATGTTCTCCTGTGGTTTGCTGGTCTTTGCGAGCATACTGCTGATGTCTGGTCCGATGGCCTACGCAGGTCACAGGATTGGAATAAACATCGAATCTCTCTCCTTCATGCCGGGATGGGGTATCTCTGTGGCCGTGACAACGCTCGCCGGTCAGTACAACGGCAGGCGCGAGCTCGAGAAGGTTTCCGCAGTGGCCAGGCAGGGTTTTTTGCTCGCAGCGCTCATACAGGTTTCTGCCGGGGCGTTCATATTCCTGTTTCCGGAGATCATGATAAGGCTTTTCACGAACCAAGCAGAAATCGTCGAGATCGCGAAGATTCCCGTCCGACTGGTGGGACTGTTCCAGATCTTTCTCGCACTCGAATCGAGCATGAACGGTGTGCTCAGAGCGACGGGGAACACAACCTTCAGCATGATCGTTTCTGCGGTTGCGATGTGGGCAGTGAGATTGCCTCTGGCTTACCTTTTCTCCGTGAAGTTGAAGCTGGGTCTGCTCGGAGCCTGGATGGGTATGGTGAGCGATATGAGCTTTCGAAGCCTCATGAAACTGCTCTTCTACATGTCCGGCGCCTGGGAAAGGGCCGCGCTGAAAGTGTCCTCCACCGTCAGGCACGTGGAAGGATCCGATCTTTCTTGA
- a CDS encoding class I SAM-dependent methyltransferase, translating to MKLNCEIDGQRVLIINTGAEDVFTKFLLERAVFVTTDEEFLKLADPRSIRLVMSPTKLSFAPETFDAAILFFTFFYLPKHEAIIENANRVLKKWGKLYIWDVAIPKKMAHKSFFVVPLLIDTGHELIRTVHVTKWRREQPSGLVKKISRERGFKVMKEETYDQIFYLELVKIAPLRSQSS from the coding sequence TTGAAGTTGAACTGTGAAATAGATGGTCAGCGTGTGCTCATCATCAACACCGGGGCTGAGGACGTGTTCACGAAGTTTCTCTTAGAGAGAGCCGTCTTCGTGACGACGGACGAAGAATTTTTGAAACTGGCTGACCCGAGGTCGATCAGGTTGGTGATGAGCCCAACGAAGCTTTCCTTTGCCCCAGAAACCTTCGACGCCGCGATCCTCTTCTTCACGTTCTTTTATCTGCCAAAACACGAAGCGATCATCGAGAACGCGAACCGCGTTTTGAAAAAGTGGGGGAAACTCTACATATGGGACGTGGCGATACCAAAGAAGATGGCACACAAGAGCTTCTTTGTCGTTCCGCTGCTGATAGACACCGGTCACGAACTGATCAGAACGGTCCACGTGACCAAATGGCGAAGGGAACAGCCGAGCGGACTGGTAAAAAAGATCTCCAGAGAGAGAGGTTTCAAAGTGATGAAAGAAGAAACCTACGATCAAATCTTCTACCTCGAGCTCGTGAAGATCGCCCCACTCAGATCGCAGTCATCCTGA
- the fliI gene encoding flagellar protein export ATPase FliI, with the protein MNGLEFPKYNGKITRIVGLTVESIGPDASLGEVCEVNLDSKRALCEVVGFKDGRVLLMPLEDISGAKHGTLVFGTGRQLDVAVGEDMLGRVLDGLGRPIDGKPLLTSKRYPLVRTAPHPLKRMRITEPIPVGVRAIDGFITIGKGQRIGIFAGSGVGKSTLLGMIARNTVADVNVIALIGERGREVREFIEKDLKDGLKRSVVVVSTSDQPALMRVKALYTATSIAEFFRDLGHNVLLMVDSLTRWAMAQREIGLAIGEPPTTRGYTPSVFAGLPSILERAGNSDKGSITGIYTVLVEADDFNEPISDTVRSIVDGHIVLSRRLAEMNHYPAIDVLASISRLMIDIVSEEHLNASRTLRSLMAAYQEAKDLIDVGAYRPGSNELIDKAIKMKGQIDAFLRQDIDEKPTFEETVERLIKLASM; encoded by the coding sequence CTGAACGGTCTTGAATTTCCAAAGTACAACGGCAAGATCACCAGGATCGTGGGATTGACGGTCGAATCCATCGGGCCGGACGCGTCCCTCGGTGAAGTTTGCGAGGTGAACCTCGATTCGAAAAGGGCTCTCTGTGAGGTCGTCGGGTTCAAAGACGGCCGTGTTCTTTTGATGCCTCTCGAGGACATCTCTGGCGCAAAGCACGGCACGCTGGTCTTCGGAACGGGAAGACAGCTCGATGTTGCCGTGGGAGAAGACATGCTCGGCAGGGTCCTGGACGGTCTCGGCCGTCCGATCGATGGTAAACCCTTGCTCACCTCGAAAAGGTATCCTCTCGTCAGAACGGCTCCACATCCACTCAAAAGAATGCGCATCACAGAGCCCATTCCCGTTGGGGTTCGGGCGATCGACGGTTTCATAACGATCGGGAAAGGTCAGAGGATAGGTATCTTCGCCGGTAGCGGTGTTGGAAAAAGCACGCTGCTCGGTATGATAGCGAGAAACACCGTTGCCGATGTCAACGTTATAGCCCTGATAGGTGAGCGCGGAAGAGAAGTGAGGGAATTCATAGAAAAGGACCTCAAAGATGGACTCAAACGCTCCGTTGTTGTGGTTTCAACTTCGGATCAGCCGGCGTTGATGAGGGTCAAGGCGCTCTACACAGCGACCAGCATCGCGGAATTCTTCAGGGACTTGGGCCACAACGTTCTTCTCATGGTCGATTCACTCACCCGCTGGGCGATGGCACAACGGGAGATCGGTCTGGCCATAGGAGAACCTCCCACCACCAGAGGCTACACGCCGAGCGTGTTCGCGGGGCTTCCCAGCATTCTGGAAAGGGCAGGGAACTCGGACAAAGGAAGCATCACCGGCATATACACCGTCCTGGTGGAGGCTGACGATTTCAACGAGCCCATCTCCGACACGGTGAGGAGCATCGTGGATGGTCACATCGTGCTGTCCAGGAGGCTCGCCGAGATGAACCATTATCCGGCGATCGATGTGCTCGCGAGCATAAGCAGACTCATGATAGACATCGTGAGTGAAGAGCATCTCAACGCCAGCAGGACGTTGAGAAGTTTGATGGCTGCCTATCAGGAAGCCAAAGATTTGATCGACGTCGGTGCGTACAGACCCGGCTCGAACGAGCTGATAGACAAGGCCATAAAGATGAAAGGCCAGATCGACGCGTTTCTCAGACAGGACATCGACGAGAAACCAACCTTCGAAGAAACGGTTGAAAGACTCATAAAGCTCGCTTCGATGTGA
- a CDS encoding FliH/SctL family protein has translation MIIKKKQLLIDAPCIVGRKEKRESDDPRFDPNVAKKIVEEAEARANEILRQAQAEASKILNEAKEKQQKMLQEIELERQQFKKRLSESAQRLAVLVSNFQRQFEQKKDEIFEEMLTVLRILIEKIAFRAIDETDFREKMKKVFAKLSEVRNARVMLSEQDMKDFPEIVEQCKALGFDVVKSSALKPGEVLVETDIGVLDGTARTATNLIEKLIEEVFGPAGTEGVSQTVQGETERS, from the coding sequence ATGATCATCAAGAAGAAGCAGCTCCTCATAGATGCACCCTGCATTGTGGGGAGGAAGGAAAAGCGGGAGAGCGATGATCCTCGTTTCGACCCCAACGTCGCGAAGAAGATCGTCGAAGAGGCTGAAGCGAGGGCTAACGAAATCTTGCGACAAGCACAGGCAGAAGCTTCAAAGATTCTGAACGAGGCGAAAGAGAAACAACAGAAAATGTTGCAGGAGATCGAGCTCGAAAGACAGCAGTTCAAAAAGCGCCTTTCGGAGAGCGCACAGCGTCTTGCTGTTCTTGTGTCGAACTTTCAAAGGCAGTTCGAACAGAAGAAAGATGAGATCTTCGAAGAGATGCTGACTGTGTTGAGAATTCTCATAGAGAAGATCGCATTCAGAGCGATCGATGAGACGGATTTTCGTGAGAAGATGAAGAAGGTCTTCGCGAAACTGTCGGAAGTCAGAAATGCGAGGGTGATGCTCAGCGAACAGGATATGAAGGACTTTCCAGAGATCGTCGAACAGTGTAAAGCCCTGGGTTTCGACGTGGTGAAATCTTCTGCTTTGAAACCAGGAGAGGTGCTCGTCGAGACCGACATCGGTGTGCTCGACGGAACCGCGAGGACCGCCACTAACCTGATCGAGAAGTTGATAGAGGAGGTCTTCGGCCCTGCCGGAACCGAAGGAGTTTCTCAAACAGTTCAGGGAGAAACTGAACGGTCTTGA
- the fliG gene encoding flagellar motor switch protein FliG — MPEKKQLTGKRKAAILLVMLGPEKAASVLKHLDESDVEQLTIEIANLGKITDEEKRQVLSEFQDITRAREMISQGGIEYAKEVLQKAFGPEKAMRIIERLVSNLQVKPFDFLRQADPLQLVNFLQNEHPQTVAVILSYLEPQLAGRILSALPEDLQVEVIKRIALLERTSPDVIRDIEKNLERKLSGFVMQTFSQVGGVDTAAEIMNSIDRSSERKIMEKLSYDSPELAEEIRKRMFVFEDIVKLDDRSVQIVLREIETRDLALALKGASEEVKQKIFKNISKRAAQLLQDELEYMGPVRLKDVEEAQQKIINVIRRLEEAGEIIIARGGGEELIV, encoded by the coding sequence ATGCCCGAGAAGAAGCAGCTCACGGGTAAGAGGAAGGCCGCGATCCTTCTGGTCATGCTCGGGCCGGAAAAGGCAGCCTCAGTGCTCAAGCACCTGGACGAATCCGATGTGGAGCAATTGACTATAGAAATAGCGAACCTCGGTAAGATTACGGACGAAGAGAAGAGGCAGGTACTGAGTGAATTTCAGGACATCACGCGTGCGAGAGAGATGATCTCTCAAGGCGGCATAGAGTACGCCAAGGAGGTGCTTCAAAAGGCGTTCGGACCGGAGAAGGCGATGAGGATCATAGAGCGGCTCGTTTCGAACCTTCAGGTGAAACCGTTCGACTTCCTGAGACAGGCGGATCCGTTGCAACTTGTGAACTTTTTACAGAACGAGCACCCGCAAACCGTCGCGGTGATACTGAGTTATCTGGAACCACAGCTTGCAGGAAGGATCCTCTCGGCTCTCCCGGAAGACCTGCAGGTCGAAGTGATAAAGAGGATCGCCCTGCTCGAACGCACCTCTCCCGATGTGATCAGGGACATCGAGAAGAACCTCGAACGCAAACTGTCTGGATTCGTCATGCAGACGTTCAGCCAAGTGGGTGGTGTGGACACCGCGGCTGAGATCATGAACAGCATAGACAGATCTTCCGAGCGGAAGATCATGGAAAAGCTTTCCTACGATTCGCCCGAGCTCGCCGAAGAGATACGCAAAAGGATGTTCGTGTTCGAAGACATCGTCAAACTGGACGATAGGTCGGTCCAGATCGTGCTCAGGGAAATCGAAACGCGCGATCTGGCTCTCGCGCTCAAGGGTGCTTCCGAAGAGGTGAAGCAGAAGATTTTCAAGAACATCTCCAAGCGTGCGGCACAGTTGCTGCAGGACGAGCTCGAATACATGGGACCCGTGAGGTTGAAAGACGTTGAAGAAGCACAGCAGAAGATCATAAACGTCATCAGAAGGTTGGAGGAAGCCGGCGAGATCATCATCGCACGCGGTGGAGGCGAGGAATTGATCGTATGA